A window of Phragmites australis chromosome 15, lpPhrAust1.1, whole genome shotgun sequence genomic DNA:
AAGCGCTGAGCACTGAGCATTATGAGCCTGCTTGGCTGGATCAAAGTCTTGCATTTGTGGGCTAACGGACCACCAGGCTGATTGACCCACTCATCCTCGACAACAGCATAGAACATGTCACCAATGGCAAGGACCTCGGCATCTGTTGAAAACTTTGGCATAATATCCCCCACATATTTCTTCTTTGGCTCCTTCAGCTTTGCATCCTCTGGCCAAGCTGCCTCAATCTTGCCCAGCGAAATCCCCAATCCCTTCAACCTCTTAATATGCTCCTCATCAAGAAAACACGGTGGCGATGCGGCGTaacatatgaactgatcaatgctcactttcttcctcttctctgcAAACTCCTCATAGGAGATTACAACCTTCCTCCCAACGCAATCATTAACGTGGTTGATATCAAGCACTCGATCGTACTGGTAATCCACCTTCTGGCTGGGCACCACCAAGATCCGGCCCAGAAGCGCCGCCATGAACATGTGTTTCTCCAAGCAAATCAAGTGGTTCGACATTTGCCCAGAGAGGCAGATGGCTAACAGGAATCGGTCTTTCTTGGGGTTCCACTCAATCGTCCGCCGGTTGGCCGGCAATTCCCTCCTCCTGCACCCGGCAACAGGAAGATCGAGATCCAGGCCGTCCTCCGTCGCATTGCCGGTGCCAGAGCGGTGCGCGGAGAGGAGCGCCGCCTGGATCTCGCGGTTGATCTTGATCTGGCTCTGAAGCGCGGACTGGAGATCGGTGAGCGAGACGGGGGTGGAGGCGGAGCCATTGGTGGCGGCACTGCCGTTGAAGAGGCTGAGGAGGCCGGAGAGCTGGGAGCGGAGGAGGTAGAGGGCGTGCAGCTCGGCCTCGCGC
This region includes:
- the LOC133893458 gene encoding O-fucosyltransferase 36-like, coding for MDRDPSDEDDDLETLVPQNHTKPPSSFGVSALPHALPSSAASLARALWSRRYLLLFVTLPLLFLILFVSLGGASSLRLPDSIRLPSAAPAADPAASRMREAELHALYLLRSQLSGLLSLFNGSAATNGSASTPVSLTDLQSALQSQIKINREIQAALLSAHRSGTGNATEDGLDLDLPVAGCRRRELPANRRTIEWNPKKDRFLLAICLSGQMSNHLICLEKHMFMAALLGRILVVPSQKVDYQYDRVLDINHVNDCVGRKVVISYEEFAEKRKKVSIDQFICYAASPPCFLDEEHIKRLKGLGISLGKIEAAWPEDAKLKEPKKKYVGDIMPKFSTDAEVLAIGDMFYAVVEDEWVNQPGGPLAHKCKTLIQPSRLIMLSAQRFVQTFLGGNYIALHFRRHGFLKFCNVKKESCFFPIPQAAECILRIIQKANAPVIYLSTDAAESETNLLQSLVVFNDRQVPLVRRPEHHSSEKWDALLYRNHMGGDNQVEAMLDKTICALSNVFIGSPDSTFTEDIFRLRRGWGSASHCDEYLCQGGLPNYIAEQD